Within Vigna unguiculata cultivar IT97K-499-35 chromosome 2, ASM411807v1, whole genome shotgun sequence, the genomic segment AAGAAAATTTAGCTTTCTTTCACTCTTCACCAACTTAAATATGACACATGGTGTTTAAGTAAATCATCTTGGGCCAGAAAGTTCCATTGCTTGTGCAAGTAATGAAGAATCATCAGTGAGATCAGAGTACCGCTCTGAAGAGGAGAGTTCATTTCCTCTGCTTCTTGTGGATTCAGCTCTCTGTGAGGCTTCCCATTTCTCTGCAAGCCCATCTCCTTCAAGCATCCTAACCACTTCGGACATCTTGGGTCTGTGACTTGGAAGGTACTGAGTACATAAAAGAGCCACTTGCACAATTTCATCAAGCTCAATCCTATCATAGTTATTTTTCAGGTCCTTGTCAACCAACAAGTCAATTTTCTTCTCTTGATGGATTTTCTTCACCTGCAAGTATAGTGATGGCGAATACATTTAGGTCACATGACATTATAGCTCATTTATACTGAAATAATtacgaaaaaaattattttgactgGTTTATCTgtgaatatttttcattagGTAAGTAAATAAACAGACAACAGAAAGGCATGTAAACTTGACAAACTATATTGTTCGAAATTTTTTTGGTTAGTTTTAGTCCTCCTAAATATAACTAGTTTAAATGGTTACGATATAATGTGCCATGCATCTCCACATGTATATTTGAAAACCTTTATGGTTAGTTTTAGTCACCctaaatataactattttaaaaggTTGTTAAGATAGTAATTtagaaatttgtaaaaaataaagtgaatattCACCCAGTCTAGCATGGCTCCTTTCTGGTTTACTGCTTTCCCAAACTCAAGCGCTCTTTGGCCAGATATTAGTTCAAGAAGAAGAATTCCAAACCCAAACACATCTGTCTTCTCAGAAGATTGACCTGTTGAGAGATACTCAGGGGCTATGTGCCCCACAGTGCCTCTCACTGCTGTTGTCACATGTGAATCCCTGTGATCTAACAGCTTTGCCAGCCCAAAATCTCCCACTACAGCTTCACAATAATCATCAAGCAAGATATTTGCTGCCTTTACATCCCTGTGAATAATTTTTGGATCACACTGTTCATGCAAATATAACAAGCCTCTTCCAGCTCCTAATGCTATTCTCTTCCTCGTAGGCCAGTCCAATGCTGGCTTGGCTGTTTCATATAAAGGTAATGAATACttctacataaaataaattatatactgTGACAGTAATCTGCCATACCTTTCAGACGAGAAGCGACACTTCCATTTGACATGTACGGATAAACCAAGAGCCTCTCTGTAGTTGTCATGCAGAAACCATATAGCCGAAGAAGATTCCGATGGACGGCTAAGCTGATCATCTCAACTTCAGTCTGGAATTGGATCTCACCTCCAATAGCGTTACCATCTTTCAGCCTTTTTACTGCTATAACTGTTCCATCCTGAAGATACCCTTTGTACACATTTCCGAAACCACCTTTGCCGATCATGTTCTTGCTGCTGAAGTTGTTTGTAGCAAGCTGAAGTTCTCTCAAGTGGAACTTCTTGAGGTTTCCAAGGAAAACCTCTTCACGGTGTTGTTCTGAAAGAGGAACAAGAGTTGAGTTAATCAAGAGTAAACCCATAATATACATACCAAGTTGGCCTGTGAATACTTCAGTTCAAGATCCACTAACCATTAACATCAAAGAATATTTGCTTGTTATGTCTTTGTCTCCACCATATGAGGAAGCCAAGTCCCAGAATTAGTAAGCATATGCAGCTTAAGCTTGAAGTAAACGCCAAGGCTGCTTTGTGACTCTTTGGTCTTTTGGTGGATTGTGAATCTTGAAAAGCATTTGAGAAAGTTGCGTTAGGGTATGAGAAAAAAGTAAATACGGGGGTGGAGTATGATGGAAGCAATGATTATAAACACGATAAGACAACTTAGAACTTGATAGTTTTTAACAGTTTTGTGAAATAATTATGCACCCTAAAAAGTACTTTTCGACTAAGTCCACATTAAGACCGATGAGAAGAAAAACTTTAGATTCAACATCATGAGGGTGAAAAAGCATACACAAATCTAAGACATCTGAGAACTATAATTACCTTGAGAATTATTTGGAGCCAAAGGAATTGACGTTGTCCTGAAGCAGTTCTGCTCGACTCCAGTGGCACATATCTGCGGATTGCCTACGATGCTGTttcgaaaaaagaaaaaacatacaatTAACTAATATCACTTAAACAGAATTTATATCAGTTTAACTCACGtgaggaaaacagaaaaattTGAATGAGTAAAATTTAAAAGGAATTAAGACGAAACACCTT encodes:
- the LOC114173515 gene encoding protein NSP-INTERACTING KINASE 1-like produces the protein MERIGDVALFCLALFFLSTSVAGLLSPKGVNYEVQALMSIKNSLMDPHSVLSNWDADAVDPCNWAMVTCSSDHFVTALGIPSQNISGRLSPSIGSLTNLLTVLLQDNNITGPIPSEIGRLQKLQTLDLSDNFFTGQLPDSLSHMKGLHYLRLNNNSLTGPIPSSLANMTQLAFLDISYNNLSGPVPRINAKTFNIVGNPQICATGVEQNCFRTTSIPLAPNNSQDSQSTKRPKSHKAALAFTSSLSCICLLILGLGFLIWWRQRHNKQIFFDVNEQHREEVFLGNLKKFHLRELQLATNNFSSKNMIGKGGFGNVYKGYLQDGTVIAVKRLKDGNAIGGEIQFQTEVEMISLAVHRNLLRLYGFCMTTTERLLVYPYMSNGSVASRLKAKPALDWPTRKRIALGAGRGLLYLHEQCDPKIIHRDVKAANILLDDYCEAVVGDFGLAKLLDHRDSHVTTAVRGTVGHIAPEYLSTGQSSEKTDVFGFGILLLELISGQRALEFGKAVNQKGAMLDWVKKIHQEKKIDLLVDKDLKNNYDRIELDEIVQVALLCTQYLPSHRPKMSEVVRMLEGDGLAEKWEASQRAESTRSRGNELSSSERYSDLTDDSSLLAQAMELSGPR